A region from the Malus domestica chromosome 07, GDT2T_hap1 genome encodes:
- the LOC103401897 gene encoding uncharacterized protein: protein MYLKKPLWSEGIIPKGSSGSEQEQPSTAVGDLVNSLTQQRVYREVTLALRSGLRDVRAEFSFLRVRGLRGLLKFLRSVAETDSTINLFSQTQSLPELQVVPVLFQHSLKDSGDEIVRNLDHIFGVEPLKITSPSTDSEVSLALRVLEGCCLLHPDSAVLAHQHKAIQVLMNILPTRGVIEQGACLDALISIMLDSSANQMDFEAFHGIEEVAELIRDKQVDENLRLKCGEFLLLLIGHVNGRDGPPLATVHEDIRRLLGEKSASLIWAASQFGSTLDPEQRLTALHIQARRVIESLDLY, encoded by the exons ATGTACTTGAAGAAGCCGCTATGGAGCGAGGGTATAATACCGAAGGGCTCGTCGGGATCTGAACAAGAACAGCCATCCACCGCCGTCGGCGATCTGGTCAACTCGTTGACCCAGCAAAGAGTGTACCGCGAGGTCACGCTCGCGCTCCGCAGCGGGCTGCGCGACGTTCGCGCCGAGTTCTCGTTCCTCCGTGTCCGCGGCCTCCGCGGCCTCCTTAAGTTCCTCCGATCGGTCGCCGAGACCGACTCCACTATCAACCTCTTCTCTCAGACCCAATCGCTCCCCGAGCTTCAAG TGGTGCCGGTGCTGTTTCAGCACTCGCTGAAAGATTCGGGCGATGAGATCGTTCGGAATTTGGATCACATTTTCGGCGTCGAGCCGCTGAAAATCACGAGCCCTTCAACCGATTCCGAGGTCTCGCTCGCGCTTAGGGTTTTGGAGGGTTGCTGCCTGCTTCATCCGGACAGCGCGGTCTTGGCTCACCAGCACAAAGCCATTCAG GTGTTGATGAATATATTACCGACTCGCGGCGTGATTGAGCAAGGAGCTTGTTTGGATGCTTTGATTTCTATTATGTTGGATTCATCAGCTAATCAAATG GATTTTGAGGCTTTTCATGGTATTGAGGAAGTTGCGGAGCTCATAAGAGATAAGCAAGTTGATGAGAATCTCag GTTGAAATGTGGAGAGTTCTTGCTGCTGCTCATTGGTCACGTAAATGGGAGGGATGGGCCACCCTTGGCAACTGTACATGAGGACATAAGGCGGCTTTTGGGTGAGAAATCTGCTTCCTTGATATGGGCAGCCAGTCAGTTTGGTTCGACTCTTGATCCGGAGCAGAGACTAACTGCACTTCACATCCAAGCTCGTCGTGTGATAGAGTCCTTAGACTTGTACTGA